The Pedobacter africanus genome has a window encoding:
- a CDS encoding glycoside hydrolase family 10 protein, translating to MKVLIKNLKKGLALCCSSLFLFYSCGTSKKATVVADPKIVADQPQVGREFRAAWVATVANINWPSKPGLSSMDQQKEAIFLLDFLKKNNFNAVIFQVRPQADALYKSSLEPWSAFLSGKQGQAPSPYYDPLQFWVDAAHERGLELHVWLNPYRAHHTSGKTISEQSIVKKRPDLVVKLKDGQYWMDPSNKGTQDHAAAVVKDIVKRYDIDGVHFDDYFYPYDSYNGGADFPDEANWAAYQKSGGKLSRGDWRRQGVNQFIERVYKEIKAEKKYVKFGLSPFGIWKPGYPASIEGMDQYNKLYADAKLWLNKGWIDYFTPQLYWGINTIKQSFPVLLGWWATENTMNRHLWPGMNVGLGGDDKNVDEIVNQIMITRGMLPNSNGAVHWSIGGLTKHEKLIRGIADGPYKKQALVPASPWLDDKAPAAPDVKTELQQGQVKISWNHADAADVFKWVVYYQYGNTWNYVVLSQKDRFLMKSASEAGQKLNKVMVTAVDRTGNESIKISASL from the coding sequence TTGAAAGTATTAATTAAAAACCTCAAAAAAGGCCTGGCATTGTGCTGCAGCAGCCTTTTTTTATTTTATTCTTGCGGAACAAGCAAAAAGGCAACTGTTGTTGCCGATCCAAAAATTGTAGCAGATCAGCCGCAGGTGGGCAGGGAATTCAGGGCAGCCTGGGTAGCTACTGTTGCCAACATCAACTGGCCCTCGAAACCAGGATTGAGCAGTATGGACCAGCAAAAGGAGGCTATCTTTCTGCTCGATTTCCTGAAAAAGAATAATTTCAATGCGGTGATCTTCCAGGTACGTCCGCAGGCAGATGCGCTGTATAAAAGCAGCCTCGAACCCTGGTCGGCCTTCCTTAGCGGAAAACAGGGGCAGGCGCCCAGTCCATATTATGATCCTTTACAGTTCTGGGTAGACGCAGCCCACGAACGTGGCCTGGAGCTGCATGTCTGGCTGAACCCTTACCGTGCGCACCACACCTCAGGCAAAACTATCAGCGAGCAGTCTATCGTTAAAAAACGTCCGGACCTTGTGGTAAAACTGAAAGACGGGCAATACTGGATGGACCCTTCCAATAAGGGTACGCAAGACCACGCCGCTGCAGTGGTGAAAGACATTGTAAAGCGGTATGACATAGACGGCGTACATTTCGACGATTATTTCTATCCTTATGATTCTTATAACGGCGGGGCCGATTTCCCGGATGAAGCCAACTGGGCAGCCTATCAGAAAAGCGGCGGTAAACTGTCGCGGGGCGATTGGCGCCGGCAGGGGGTAAACCAGTTTATAGAGCGGGTGTACAAAGAGATCAAAGCTGAAAAGAAATATGTAAAGTTTGGCCTGAGCCCGTTTGGCATCTGGAAGCCAGGTTATCCCGCTTCAATCGAAGGGATGGACCAGTACAATAAATTGTATGCCGATGCAAAACTCTGGCTGAACAAAGGTTGGATAGATTATTTTACCCCTCAGCTGTATTGGGGCATCAATACCATCAAACAAAGCTTTCCGGTGTTATTGGGCTGGTGGGCCACTGAAAATACCATGAACAGGCACCTTTGGCCAGGAATGAACGTAGGGCTGGGCGGCGACGATAAGAATGTAGATGAGATTGTAAACCAGATCATGATTACCCGCGGCATGCTGCCCAATAGCAATGGTGCAGTACACTGGAGTATCGGGGGTTTAACCAAACACGAAAAGCTGATCCGCGGAATTGCCGATGGTCCCTATAAAAAACAGGCACTTGTTCCTGCCAGTCCCTGGCTGGATGATAAAGCACCCGCGGCACCTGATGTGAAAACGGAACTTCAGCAGGGGCAGGTAAAGATCAGCTGGAACCATGCTGACGCGGCCGACGTATTTAAATGGGTGGTGTATTACCAGTATGGCAATACCTGGAATTATGTAGTCCTGAGCCAGAAAGACCGGTTTTTGATGAAATCCGCATCAGAAGCAGGACAGAAACTGAATAAAGTAATGGTTACCGCGGTAGACCGTACCGGAAATGAGAGCATAAAAATAAGCGCCAGCCTGTAG